The Buchnera aphidicola (Nipponaphis monzeni) genome includes the window TCAGGAAAAATGAGAAAAAATTATATAAGAATATTAACTGGAGATAAAGTTACAATAGAACTAACTCCTTATGATTTAACAAAAGGAAGAATAATTTTTAGAAGTCGATAATATCAATTTTTATTTTTATATAATATTATGAAATAAATGAATGAAACTATTTGATATTATTTTATTTTTTTTAAAAATTTTTGAAATAGATTGTTTTAGTAGTAAAAATATATTTTTTATAAATTTATTTTTTTTAAAAAAAATTTTGTTTTAATTTAAATTTTTATTAAATTTATTTAATATATTTGAAATTGATTAAATTATTATTAATATAATTTACATTAATGTTTATTAGTAACTATTCTTTTTAAAATATTTAATATATTTAAATTAAGGTTTATATGCGTACGATGTATTGTGGAGAAGTATTAGAAAAACATGTTAATAAAACAATATTTTTGTGTGGTTGGGTTCAAAACATAAGAAAATTTGGTAATTTTATCTTTATAGATATGAGAGATTGTACAGGTTTAATACAAATTTTATTCGATTTTACTTATACAAAAAAAATTTTAGAAGCAAAAAAATTAAAAAATGAATTTTGTATACAAGTAATTGGAAAGGTACAATTAAGAAATAAAAAAAATGTTAACCTTAAGTTATTTACTGGGACAATAGAATTATTAGCTACTTCATTACTAATTTTTAATTCGTCTGATCCTTTACCATTAGATAATTATAAGAAAAATAAGGAAACAGTACGTTTAAAATATCGTTATTTGGATTTAAGAAAACCTTCGATGTTGTATATTTTAAAACTAAGAAGTAAAATTACACATTGGATTCATAATTTTATGAATTTAAACAATTTTATTAATGTAGAAACACCTATATTAACAAAATCTACTCCAGAAGGAGCAAGAGATTATATAGTACCTAGTAGAAATTATCCTAAAAAATTTTATGCATTACCTCAATCACCTCAAATATTTAAACAACTACTTATGATATCTGGATTTGATAGATATTATCAAATTGTTAAATGTTTTAGAGATGAAGATTTAAGGTCTGATAGACAACCTGAATTTACACAAATTGATTTTGAAATGTCATTTATGACTGCTGATCAAGTTAGAAACTTTATAGAATTGATGATAATTCAATTGTGGCTAAAAATAAAACAGATAAAATTAAAACCTTTCCCTGTAATGAACTTTGAAGATGTTATAAATTTATATGGTACAGATAAACCGGATTTAAGAAATCCAATTAAATTAATTGAAATATCAGATTTATTAAGTGTAAATATTTGTAATTTTATTTATAAAAACTATAATGTTAAAAACAGTCGCATTGCAGCTTTTGTTATTCCAAAGAATATTAAATTAAATAAATGTAATATTATTAAATATTTTGATCTTATGAAAAAATATGAAATATGTAATTTATTTTACTTAAAAATAAATATTAAAAAATTTAATAATAATAACAACAACAATTTTGTGCAACAGTTATGGAATACAGGGTGCATGCAAAAAATAATATGTCGAATGAATATAAAAGATGGTGATTTTATTTTTATAATAGGACATTTAAAAAAAATAGTTAATAAAGCATTTAATATTTTTAGAAAACAATTAAATATAGATTTTAATTTAATAAATAAAAAATCTTGGAGACCATTATGGATAATAAATTTTCCATTATTTTATAAAAAAAACAATGCACGTTTTTATTCAATGCATCATCCTTTTACATCTCCAAAAAATATTAATGATTTAGAAAATATTAAAAATCCTAAAAAAGTAATAGCCGATTCTTACGATTTAGTAATCAATGGATATGAAATAGGAGGAGGTTCAGTAAGGATTCATAATTTAAATATTCAACAAAAAATATTTGATATATTAGGTATAGATAAAGTAGCACAAAAAGAAAAATTTGGTTTTTTTATAGAAGCTTTAAAATTTGGAACACCTCCACATGCAGGTATGGCATTAGGATTAGATCGAATTGTTATGTTATTATCTAAAACAAATGATATTAAAGATGTCATTGCTTTTCCTAAAACTACAGAAGCTACTTGTTTAACTACTCAGGCACCATCGTACTTAGATATTAACACTTTGAATAAATTATTTATTAAAACAAATTAATGTTTTTTATAACATTATTGTAGTATTTATAAATATATTAAATAAAATTAATAAAATACAAATTTTTATAAAATATTTAAAAAAAGTAATAAAAAATTCAAAAAATTATTATGTATGATCATAAAAATAATTTTTGTTCAATTATATAAATTGTTTTTATAAATAAATGTAATAACTGTTGTATTACAAATTTATTAAAGTAAGCAATAATTCTCATCAAAAAATAAAATTTGTTTATTTTTAATTAATGTTTAATAATGTATTTTTATGAATTTTATTTTATGTAGAAATTTCATCATTATTATAATGACAGTAAATATTATGTACGTTTATATGTGTTACAAAAAAAAGTGTAGTATTTTTTGTTACGTATATAAAAAAATAATTATTTTAACATTATTAATGATTATCTATTTATTTAAATAATACTTATATTATAAATAGTAACAAGAATTTCTTAATATGTACATAATGTATTACTAAAAAAGTATTTTAAATTAATAAAATAATATTTATTATTACTATTAATTGATAATATGATAAGTTTTTATATAACTTTGTTTGTAAAATGAATAAATATAATTTTTTTATATGAGCTATACCATTAAAAAATTATTTATAACATATATTATTAATTTCAAAATTTTATTTTCTTAAAAATTTTAAATATACATTTGGTTGTTTGAAAAAATAATCTGTTTAATTAATAAATTTTTAACAAGTAACATTTAACTTTTTATTTGTATAATATATTTATTATTTGATATTTTTTTTAAAATTACTATAAAAATATCCATTTTATTTTTTTAGTAATTTAACTTGATTAGTTATATTTTATATATGTAAAATTTATTTATACATTACATAATATTTTTTAAAAATATAGTTTAAAAAAAATTAAATTACTTTAATATAAATAAATTATTCAAAGGTTATTAATATTTTTTGTATTAAAATATTTTATATAATTGTAATATGATATAAAACAAATATTATGTATATAAATATAAACTGTATTTTTTATATGTTTATCAATAAATAAAAATTAAAAATAATGTTTAAAAAAAATTAATGAATAATATTATATTAATAACAATAATTATCAATATAAAATTAATAATGTATTATTGAAAATATACAGATAAACAATTTATTAAAATTAAAAAATCATTTAATATTAATTATTTAAATTTTATATTATATATTGTATTACTTATAACAAATAAAATTTATTAAATTAATTTAATTTGTTATTTGTAAAAATTTTTTTATACATTTTGGAAATTATTTATACATATAAATTTTATTTGTTGTTATTTGAATAATATTTGTTTTTTTTGATCAATGTGTAACTTAAATTATTACTACACATTTGTTTTAAAAAAATGTTAATAAATAATATGTAATTATGATTTATTTTTTTAATTTATATTTTAAATTAATTAGTTATGGTTATTGTATAGTAATTTTTTTAAAGTTTTAATAAATTATTTTTAATAAAATGTTTTTTTTAGAAAAAATAAATGAATTTTTAAAAAATAGGTATCCTTTAAAGGATATATAAAAAATTCAAAATATTAAAATATAACTTTCTAAATAATAATTATTAACAAATATTAAACACATTTTTTATAAAAAAATAATTAGTCAATTATTATAAAAAACAATAATTAATATATTATATAATATTATTAGCGTACTTTAAATATATCATTAATTTATTTTATATTAAAACTATTTTTAATATAAATTTTAAGTGTAAATTATGAATAAAATTAATATTTTAAAGAAAGTATTATATATATAAAATATACATTTTTAATATTAAATTGATTATTAAATTTTATTTATTATTAAACGATAATAAATAAGATAATAATTTAAAAAATTTTATTTTACTTGTAATATTCTACTTGAATTAGTTTTTCCGATAGCTCCTATTTTATCACCTTGAGTAAATATTACTAAATTACCTTTTGATAAAAACTTTTGACTCAATAACAAATCAATAGCTTTATGTGCAGCTAATAAGCCTTCATCTTCATTTTTAAAATAAACAGGAATTACTCCTCTATATAATGAAGTTAATTTTAAAGTATTTTGGTTTTTTGAAAGAGCAAATATAGGTAATCCTGAACTAATCCTAGAAGTCATTAAAGCTGTTCTTCCAGATTCCGTCATTGTAACAATAGCCGATATACCTTGTAAATGATTAGCTGCATACATTACAGACATAGCAATTACTTCTTCGATATTGTTAAACTTTTCGTTCAAACGATGTCTAGAAATGTTGATGCTAGGCATTTTTTCAGCACCTTTACATATTTTTTGCATTGTTTGAATAGTTTCTATAGGATATTTTCCAGAAGCTGTTTCTCCAGATAACATGACAGCATCACTTCCATCTAAAACTGCATTAGCTACGTCCATAACTTCAGCTCTTGTAGGGAAGGGATTTAATATCATAGATTCCATCATCTGTGTAGCAGTAATTACTACTCTATTTAATTGTCTAGCTTTTTTAATTAAATTTTTTTGTATACCTGCTAATTCTGCTTCTCCTACTTCAATTCCTAAATCACCTCTAGCTACCATAATAGCATCAGATGCTACAATAATTTCTTTAATTGTTGTTTCGTTTGAAACTGCTTCAGCTCTTTCTATTTTAGCAATAATTTTTGCATTACATCCATAAGAGTGAATCAATTTTCTTGCTTTTTCGATATCTTTTGCTGATCTAGGGAAAGAGACAGCTAAATAATCAACACCAATGTTTATTGCAGTTAAAATATCTTTTTTATCTTTATCAGTTATAGAATTAGCCGATAAACCACCTCCTAACTTATTAATACCTTTATTGTTAGATAAATATCCTCCGATTAAAACTTTTGTAAATATTTTGTTATTTATTACTTTTTCTATTTTTAATTGTATTTTTCCGTCATCAAGTAACAAAATATCTTTAGAATATACATCATTAGGTAAATTTTTATAATTAGTACCTACCATTTTAGCGTTACCTAATGAATTATTTAAAGTATTATCTAAAATAAATATTTGTCCTTTTTTTAAAAATACTCGATCATTTTCAAATTTAGATATTCTAATTTTAGGTCCTTGCAAATCTCCTAATAATGCAATGTGACAATTTAATTTTTTTCTGATTTGAATTACTTTTTTTGCTCTATAGTAATGATCTTTTGTTGATCCATGAGAAAAATTTAATCTTAGTACATTAACTCCAGATTTCATCATTTGTTCTAAAATTGTCAAACTGTCTGTAGCTGGTCCTAATGTTGCAATAATTTTAGTTCTTCTTCGTCGTATGATCATATATGATCCCAATTGTTATAATAATAAGAAATTAATTTTTTAAAAAATATTAGTTTATTTATTTATAATTTGTTCATTTTAACTTATCACATTTTAAGTAAATAAAAAAATATATAATTTAAATTATTAATAAATGTATGTTACTACATTAGGATATTATGGTATAACGTAATAAAATCATTCCTTTTACCTAAGTAATGCAGTTGATTGTAAATTTACAATTACCTAATTTTTTAAAAATTGCAATTAACGATTTATATTTAAAAAAACATTTTTTAAAAAAATATAATATACTACGTAATAAATTATATTTTAAAATATTAATATTAGTAATTAAATATTATTTAATATTGTTGTACTTAATTTAAAATATAAAACTATATTTATAATATAAAAGCTACTCTGATAACATTATCAAAATATAAATTATTTTAAAAATAATTTAAAATCTATTTTTACAAATTTCTAATAAAATTTTATTTTTCATATAAATTTATTAAATAGTTACATTTATACAATATATAATTTAAATGTATTTAATAATTAACTAATAAATAATTAATAAAAAATTGTTAAGGATTATTTAATATACATTTTATTATATGAATTCATTTATATTAATATGCATTAACTTGAAACATTATTTAAGGATATTAAAAATGATCAATTTAAATTTACCTTCTTGTGATTTTGTTATATTCGGAACAAAAGGAGATTTAGCAAAAAGAAAATTGTTTCCATCATTATATCGATTAGATAAAGCAAATAAGTTATATGATAATACACGTATTATAGGGGTAGGACGTGCTGACTGGAATAAAAAAAAATATTTAAATATTATAAAAGAATATTTAAAAAAATTTATGAAAGAAAAAATAGAAAATTTTATATGGACTAAATTTAGTAATCGTTTAGAATTTTGTAATATTGATGTTAATAATATGTCTGATTTTGCCCAATTAAAAAAAATTTTAAATGATCCTGAAAAAGTAATAATTAATTATTTTGCTATGCCGCCTAATACTTTTAGTGCTATATGTCGAGGATTAGGAGCTTTTAATTTGAATAATAATATGTCAAGAATAATAATAGAAAAACCTTTAGGATCTTCTTTTAAAACATCACAAATAATTAATAATCAAGTAGCTAAATACTTTCAAGAATCCCAGATATTTAGAATAGATCATTATCTTGGAAAAGAAACTGTATTAAATTTATTGTCATTAAGATTTGCAAATTCTCTTTTTTCTAAAAATTGGGATAATAATACTATTGATCATATACAAATTACTGTCGCTGAAGAAGTGGGAATTGAAGGAAGATGGAAATATTTTAATGAATTTGGTCAAATGCGAGATATGGTACAAAATCATTTGTTACAATTATTATCAATAATCGCTATGGAACAACCAATTAATTTTCATGCAGATAGTATAAGAAATGAAAAAGTGAAAGTATTACAATCCTTATCTTTAATTAAAGATTCAGATATAAATAAAAAAACAGTTATTGGACAATATACTTCTGGATATTTACATGGTAAAGTAATTCCCTCTTATTTGGATGAAAATGGTTCTAATAAAAAGAGTAATACAGAAACTTTTGTTTCGTTACGAGTAGATATAGATAATATAAGATGGAAAGGTGTACCTTTTTATTTAAGAACTGGTAAAAGATTACCTTGTAAGTGTTCGGAAATAGTTATTTTTTTTAAAAAAATTACTCTTAACTTTTTTTCAGAACATTTACAATCATTGCCACAAAATAAATTAATAATTAGATTAGAACCAAACGAAGGTTTAGACATACAAATTTTAAATAAAATTCCTAGTCTCAATTTAGTACACGTTTTAAAATCAACAAAATTAGACTTTTGTTATTCTAAAAATGAAAATTTTAAACATTTACCTAGTGCTTATGAACGTTTATTATTAGAATGTATGTTAGGGATGCAATCATTGTTCGTACGTAGAGATGAAGTAGAAGAAGCATGGAAATGGGTTGACTCAATTATCTATACTTGGGAAAAACATGTTAAATATCCTGAATTATATTCAGCTGGAACATGGGGTCCTTTATTATCTAATAATATGATTATTAGAGATGGAAGATTTTGGAGTTAATTTACAAATAAAATCAACAATATTCTATTAGTTTCAATTAATTGAAAACATTTTTTATAATATTTACTATATAAATAAATTTAAATTATTAACATTATTTAAGTTAATTTTTTTTAAATATTAAAAAAATTTGTAATATTTTAAAATATTATTGTTATCGTATTCAATATTTTCAACTTAATAATAAAGATATTAAATTAAATTAATATATTTTTTAATCATTAACAAACAAAATTATATTAATTTTGTTTAATTATTAAATTAGATTAAATTAGTGTTAATAAATAATTATTAATTTAACTATATTTTAAATATTATATTTTTTATAATATATATATTAATATATACAAATTATTGTATCAATATGTTTTATATATAAATTTTTTTAATTAAAATATAATTAAATGCTATATTAAATAAACGTGACATACAAAATATTTATTTATTAATAATTTTATTTAAAACAAATATTTTGAAAATACCTATTATTCTTTCTAAGAAAAGTTAATAAAAATGTTTTTTATAGAAATTTGTGCAAATATATTAAAAAACTCGTAAATAGTAAAAATGTTATTAATTTTTAATAAATTATTATTCTGTAA containing:
- the zwf gene encoding glucose-6-phosphate dehydrogenase: MINLNLPSCDFVIFGTKGDLAKRKLFPSLYRLDKANKLYDNTRIIGVGRADWNKKKYLNIIKEYLKKFMKEKIENFIWTKFSNRLEFCNIDVNNMSDFAQLKKILNDPEKVIINYFAMPPNTFSAICRGLGAFNLNNNMSRIIIEKPLGSSFKTSQIINNQVAKYFQESQIFRIDHYLGKETVLNLLSLRFANSLFSKNWDNNTIDHIQITVAEEVGIEGRWKYFNEFGQMRDMVQNHLLQLLSIIAMEQPINFHADSIRNEKVKVLQSLSLIKDSDINKKTVIGQYTSGYLHGKVIPSYLDENGSNKKSNTETFVSLRVDIDNIRWKGVPFYLRTGKRLPCKCSEIVIFFKKITLNFFSEHLQSLPQNKLIIRLEPNEGLDIQILNKIPSLNLVHVLKSTKLDFCYSKNENFKHLPSAYERLLLECMLGMQSLFVRRDEVEEAWKWVDSIIYTWEKHVKYPELYSAGTWGPLLSNNMIIRDGRFWS
- the pyk gene encoding pyruvate kinase encodes the protein MIIRRRRTKIIATLGPATDSLTILEQMMKSGVNVLRLNFSHGSTKDHYYRAKKVIQIRKKLNCHIALLGDLQGPKIRISKFENDRVFLKKGQIFILDNTLNNSLGNAKMVGTNYKNLPNDVYSKDILLLDDGKIQLKIEKVINNKIFTKVLIGGYLSNNKGINKLGGGLSANSITDKDKKDILTAINIGVDYLAVSFPRSAKDIEKARKLIHSYGCNAKIIAKIERAEAVSNETTIKEIIVASDAIMVARGDLGIEVGEAELAGIQKNLIKKARQLNRVVITATQMMESMILNPFPTRAEVMDVANAVLDGSDAVMLSGETASGKYPIETIQTMQKICKGAEKMPSINISRHRLNEKFNNIEEVIAMSVMYAANHLQGISAIVTMTESGRTALMTSRISSGLPIFALSKNQNTLKLTSLYRGVIPVYFKNEDEGLLAAHKAIDLLLSQKFLSKGNLVIFTQGDKIGAIGKTNSSRILQVK
- the aspS gene encoding aspartate--tRNA ligase, translated to MRTMYCGEVLEKHVNKTIFLCGWVQNIRKFGNFIFIDMRDCTGLIQILFDFTYTKKILEAKKLKNEFCIQVIGKVQLRNKKNVNLKLFTGTIELLATSLLIFNSSDPLPLDNYKKNKETVRLKYRYLDLRKPSMLYILKLRSKITHWIHNFMNLNNFINVETPILTKSTPEGARDYIVPSRNYPKKFYALPQSPQIFKQLLMISGFDRYYQIVKCFRDEDLRSDRQPEFTQIDFEMSFMTADQVRNFIELMIIQLWLKIKQIKLKPFPVMNFEDVINLYGTDKPDLRNPIKLIEISDLLSVNICNFIYKNYNVKNSRIAAFVIPKNIKLNKCNIIKYFDLMKKYEICNLFYLKINIKKFNNNNNNNFVQQLWNTGCMQKIICRMNIKDGDFIFIIGHLKKIVNKAFNIFRKQLNIDFNLINKKSWRPLWIINFPLFYKKNNARFYSMHHPFTSPKNINDLENIKNPKKVIADSYDLVINGYEIGGGSVRIHNLNIQQKIFDILGIDKVAQKEKFGFFIEALKFGTPPHAGMALGLDRIVMLLSKTNDIKDVIAFPKTTEATCLTTQAPSYLDINTLNKLFIKTN
- the infA gene encoding translation initiation factor IF-1, which translates into the protein MKEESIEMQGIITDTLPNTMFRVKLENGHTIIAHISGKMRKNYIRILTGDKVTIELTPYDLTKGRIIFRSR